ataagtggaattaaaaagaaactcatagaaacagggaAAAGATTGGGAGTTGCCTGAGGTGAGGGTCTAGGGGTAGGGTAAACAGGTAAAAGTGGtcaagggtacaaactttcagtatTAAGATGAGTATTTTATGAGGATGTAACATAtagcatgatgactatagttaataatacttcattgtatatttgaaaggtgCTAAGAGAATAGACTTTAAAAGTTCTCACGACaaacatatattaatacaaatgcaactatgtgaggtgatagatGTGTTAACAAAGTTTATTGTAAAAATTTTGCTATGTGTATTAAATCATTACATTGTGCACCTTAAACTtacaaaatgttatattttaataaagctgggagaaaaaagaaaaaaatgtggtacatacacacaatggaatattagtcaatcataaaaataaggaaatcttgCTACTTTTGACAACATGAATAAACCTGGAGTCCCTtatactagggcttcccttgtggctcagatggtaaaggatctgcatgcaatgctaaatgaaataagccagaaacagaaagacaaaaacagtaTGATTTCTCTTATATGGATAATCCAAAAAAGAATTGAACTCACAGAagtagagagtagaatggtggtttcaaGAGGCATAGAGGTAGGGGAAATGGAGATATTGTTtgaagggtacaaactttcagtttggGCATCTAATGTAcagtatggtgactatagttTAAAACATGGTATTATATACTTCAAATTTGCTGATTTGatcttaaaaaatgtttcaatataaaatattttcataaataagtCAGGGGCACCATAATCTTTAAATTTCTTGAGCATGGTTTTATCATATGGCTGTAATAGaaccaaaaatttaaagtataaataGGATCTTGAATATTGACAAAGAGTAAGCACTGGAAAGATTTTTAACGTTTTCCTGTCTTAGCTTGTTTGTCTTTAAAACTTTGCTATAATTTCTGCTTCTTCTATCAATATTTCAAAAGGAAGTTGTGGTATCAAAGGAGATCAAAAAGCCAAGAGACCTTATTTGAATTGTAAAGGATATTATTAATCAAAGTTAGAAACTGGTGCTGGTAAACCTCTCATTTctcaagagaataaaaaaaaaagttttttgaagcatagttgatttacagtgctgtgttagtttcaggtgaatggcaaagtgattcaattatacatgcacatgtatctattctttttcgtattcttttcccttataagttagtacaaaatattgagtatagttttctgtgctatacagtaggttctcggttatatattctatataaagtagtgcatatatgttaatcctaaactcctaatttatctcttccaacccccttttcttctttaataaccatgtttgttttctacatctgtttcATATACGAggtcatttatatcattttttaaagatttcacatataagtgttatcatatgatacttgtctttttctggtttacttcacttagtatgataatcttatGTGTGATTACATAATCTTCTGTGTGATTACATACACTCTTCTGGAGTGTACCTGGATCACTTATTAGTAATTATTGGTGGGGATAAAAGCTGAGATACCATGAACCCTCtgctatttaattctttttggtgGAGATGCAGGGGATGGCAGTATCTCATCTGTGTAATATATCTGCAAACATCAGGGTAACCCAACATGCCAAGGCATTCagattttgagaaataaaaatttatttaagtttATATCATTTTGGCAGTGTCCTCATATCAGCATATCAACTGAACGGGAAAAAAACACACCATCAATTACAGTGGCCACCCCCAAAGCAGAGAAGCAGAAAAGCTGATTTCATAATCTACCcttctaataaaaaatatttctttttgagCCATGTTGGATATACAGAAATCCAACCCTTCCCCAGCACATCCCATTCATGATGAATTGAATTCTCCATATTCTCTCTCGTGTATCAACCAAAGCACTGGTCACCTTTGGCAACTTACATTGAGTTAGCTCTGTGATGTTGTCTCTTGCCTGAGGATTCTGTTGTTGCTATCTTTCCATCAAAGTACCTTCTTTCTGTCCAATGTTAAGAGAGACCTAAAAACAACAGCTTTTTTTGAGGTCACTGACATCTTTGTGTAGTATCTAagtttttcatgaaatatttagcATATGTGCTAAGGGCAATCTGAGATTCTATTTTAGATAAGGAATCACATTTCCTGGAAGGACAGTGGCTCTCAGGCAGCCTGCTGATGTTCACATGTAGAACTTAATTGTGTCaacttaaaaagtttaaattcaAGAAAAGTGTGTGCTGAAATCAGGTGATGCTGTTACCCTCTTCCTGGCCTTCACACCAGTTAGGATTCAACTGGTAGAGAACAGGAAATAAATATTACGAGATTTGCTTATGGTAAGAAATTCACTTATACATCTGGGAGGGCTGGCAAGACAAGTCATAAAATCCACAGGGCAGATTATCCAGGAAGGTGAAGTTCAGACTCTTGGGCATGAGTTGAAGCTGCTATTCACAAGTGGACTATCTTCTTCACAGGAGTCTCAGATCCACCCTTAGACTTCCACCTGATTGAACATTAGGCCCACCCACCTTATCTAGGACAACCTCCCTTATttaaagtcaaatcattatgGACTTTGATGACATCTACAAAAATACCTTCATAGCAACAATCTAGATTAGTGTTTGATTGAAAACCTGGGGGCTTATAGCCTAGGCAAGTTGGTCTATCAAAAAACTATCACACTGGCCATTTATGTTGATACATTCTTTAACCAACACCACTATCAACAAGATGTGGTTGGGAGATAACAGTGGAAATGATGGATCACAGCTGGTTAGATATTTAACACAGCAACCTAAGGTCTGCTTAattcagcctttattttaaaagttaatgccTGTTTTCCTATAGGCACTGTGAAGCCACTCTTGATCAGATGCATGTTGGGAAGATAAACCTTGAGGTATACAAGATAGGAATGATGGGATAGATTGAGACCAATTTATTTAGGAAGTCCTGTGCAAgatacatgggacttccctggtggctcagatggtaaagcatctgcctacaatgcgggagacccaggttcaatccctgggttgggaagatcctctgcagaaggaaatggcaacccactccagtactcttgcctagaaaatcccatggacagaggagcctggtaggttacagtccatggggttgtaaagagttggacatgactgagtgacttcactttcactttgcaagaTACATAGTAGAGACTGGACCAAAAGCCTAGAGATGgagaggaaaaagcaaaacttgagtcACATGAAGAAGGCAGAAACATGCTTTAGTTGATCCAGATGAGTTTGGGGGCCAAATGCAAGTAGTTTGTTTCATGGAGGAAATCATAAAGCAACATAGGGCAGGAATCCTGGTGCTGTAGGTCATTTGACATAGACCGTGGGTGACCTTGGTGCCAGTTTGCCTGTGGCATCCTGATACATCTGCAGAGACGAAGGTGGTTTGCAGTTCATGGGCACATGAGACAGGGCCACTGGCTGAGGAGTGGAACCAACAGAGGGGTTGCTTGTGTCCAGAGAGAATCATCTAGATCCCTACCAGCAGGTCTTAAAGTGGACAGAGGATCAGAGGGGCTGAGTTTTTTCCTCTATCATTGAAACCAGGATTGAAGAAGGGCCGCAGAGGTCCAGCAAAGGCACATTCAGAGAAGGTGTAGATGAGGGAGGCATGGTCAGTGATGTTGTAGAAAGAGACAGTGCTGGCCTCATAATCTAGGAAGATCCCAATTCGGCTTGGAGGCACCTGAAGgtggaggggagtctgggggcagGTGCCAGCctcatatttttgtttgttccACAGCCAGATCATCCAGAAGCCATTGTCAGAGTTGAGCAAAAACTGCCCCTTCCTCCTCACATTGTCTCTACAAACACCCAGGTCCCAGGCTTCCTTTCCCGTCACATCTACTTCCCAGTAAACTTTTCCGGAGTCAAAGCGCTGGGCACCCAGTACCATGGGGTAAGTATCAAATCTCTCCTCATTTTCAGGCACGTCCTGCCGGGTGTTTGCAAGCCTCACTTGTCTCCGATTCTCTGAAAGGATGAGCCATGGATTGGCTGTCTGTGGATCCAGGGTGATGTATACTGCAGAGAGAGGGCCACATTCAGGCTGGGAGAGTGTGCAGAGTCAGCAACCCTGTGCCAGTGGTGGGGGGATGAGGATGAAGGGGTGACCCTGAGCCTCACTGTGTGAGGAGATGACTCCTAGCCAACTCTGACCCCTGCCATGACCTTTGAGGGAACCACCTTCCCTATTTCTGCACCTGCCCCACCTACTCTAACCGGCCAtctctctccaacccagggatgcacTGGGCACCCTCCTTATCCCCTTCACTCCCTTGGCAAGCCAGTCCCATACCCCTGGTGCTGGCCCCACCTCCACATGTCCTCAGCATCTTCTTAATCCCGGGCACATAGAATACATTCCTCAGGTCTGTGGACGCGACATCCACCTCCTTCAGGTTCCATGATTCACTCCTGGGGGAAAAAGAATTAGAGACCCTGTCTCCAACTCCTACCTCATCCTGCCCAAATCCGATGGTTATACCACCCTTGTGGATGACTGATAATGTAATCTGATGCAAATTTGCAAACAGCTCCTGTGttaggggggcttcccaggtgatgcactggtaaagaatccacctcccagtgcaggagacatgggttcaatcccttgggtcagaaagatcccctggagaaggaaatggtaacccattccagtattcttgtgtgggaaatcccatgggcagaagagcctggggctacagtccatggggttgcaaaagttggacacagtgaagtgaaagctgcccagtcatgtccgactctttgcgaccccatggactgtagcctgccaggctcctctgtccttggaattctccaggcaagattactggggtgggtagctgttcccttctccaggggatcttcccaacccagggatagaacccaggtctcccgcattgcagacggattctttactatctgagccaccagggaagcctggacacaactcagcaattaAACAACCACAACAACCACAACAATCTGTGTTAGGATCCCTGGGGACGGAGGACAAAAGTAGGTAGGATTTTGTCTCTATCTAAGCCTTGATGGCTACATGAGCATCTGCATCATATGGCCAGCCTGTATGTCTCTCCGGGTCTTAGGTCATTACACAAGTACCTTCTGTTTCACTTCATAACTCAAGGTATCCGATACAAGCTGAATCACCTCCATGAGGAACCTCAAGGAGCTTCGCCCATGCGGTGGGTCTTACCCATGGCTCTTTTGGAGAGGTTTGAAACCAGttagatactttttaaaagagtCCCAGCAGGCTGTAAACTCAACTTCCCTGTCTGTTGTAAGTTCACTTTGTGAAGATATGACATGCCAGTTACTTTGGGCACCTTGCCaactgtgtgtgttcagttgctcagtcgtgtccaactcttcgtgaccccagggactgtcgcctgccagcctcctctgtccgtgggactcttcaggcaagaatactggagtgggttgacattcacCAACTGAGATGTCCATTAATTAGCTTTCTGAGACCAGAACATATTTTAAGGAGAACTGGGTCTTTGAGAACAGGAAGGAGGATGGGGATGACTTCAATTCATGTTTTTTAACTAAAACTCTTTTTTAAGGTATATACTGCCCCCTCCTCTAATGAAGAAAACCTTTCCTTACCTTTCCAGGACACTTTTCACCTCCTGAGGAGACAAGAAACAGACAGTAAGTTCTGGAGTCACAAGTTTACAACAGATTTCAGTTGTGTGGGTAAAGCGATGTCACCCTGAGGTCTACAGAACACTGCTCTACCCCAAGCCTCTGGACCAAGGCCTGAAAAACGCCTCTGACCACCTTGAAATGGATGAGGAAGCAGAAACCCAGCATGGGTGTGACCCGTAATCAGGGGAAggaagctgctgctgttgctgctaagtctcttcagtcgtgtccgactctgtgcgaccccatagacggcagcccaccaggctcccctgtccctgggattctccaggcaagaacactggagtgggttgccatttccttctccaatgcatgaaagagaaaattgaacgtgaagtcactcagtcatgtccaactcttagcgaccccatggactgcagcctaccaggctcctccgcctatgggattttccaggcaagagtactggagtggggtgccaatgccttctccgagaggggaaggaagagtaGCTTACAAAAATctgattcagaaaacaaatttacaagATCAGATTcttggtgggggagggtgggggagaagaAAGGAGCAAATAGCTCTGCCTGGCTGAGGCCCAGACCCAGTCACAGAGAAAGAATGGCCCAGCCAGGACACACGGAATTCACAGAAACTGCTCTCATTTGTGGACTTGCAGTGCTGGGAAGGAAGGGCTTAAAGTGCCATCCTATGCTATGGTTAATGTTGTCCCTGTCACGTATGTGAAACCAAAGCATCTGAGAATGTTCTGTAGCAGGGCCTAGGGTCCTTATCCAGGCACTGGCAGGCTCCTAGGCCCTGTCAAAAGTGCCTCAGAGAGCTCTACTCAGAGAAGGGTAGAAGATTTGGATCATGGGAAGAAGAGAGCTGCCAAGTCAAATCAATCTTATTGGCTTTTATGCACAAACAAATTTTTTCATGACTGTATCTGACCAAGAGACAATGAAAAGGTATGGGGAAAAGAGGAACCACAGAATGTTATAGCAGAGGGACTTTTGAGACCATGTAGCCCAAAGTTTCCCAAAGTGAGGCAAGCTCATCATTGCTGGGTGTGAGATGATTTTTAAGTAGAACACACATCagtgaatttattaaaaaaaacctaaactatttaaaaaataaattcattgatGTATGTTCTACTTAATACCTCTTACTCAGGTGATAATACCTCTTATTCAGGTGAACTTGGTTAAGTTTCTTAGCTTCAGTCTATCACTAAATCTCTTAACTTCTTTGCACCTTAAGTTCTCTCATCTATGAAACAGGGGTAATAATAGTAGCATCCACCTCATTGCATTGTCATGAGGGACTGAATGCTAACAATTATATGtgctatttaagaattttcagttatttatagtattatgaaataaattagaattgtgttgctgaagaagacttcagagtcccttggactgcaaggagatcaaatcagtcaatccgaaaggaaatcagtcttgaatattcattggaaaagaccctgatgctaggaaagattggaggcaaaaggagaagagggatgcaggggatgagatggttagatagtattgctgactcaatggatatgaatttgagcaaactttgggaagcctggtgtgctgcagtccatggaactgttaagaatcggatacaacttagtgactgaacaacaaaaaacaaaaattaggaAAAGTAGCAGTAAAAACACATGGCTACTATTgcttagaatgatttttttttttttttggtataacttgtttaattatttataaaCTCCTATTAGGTAAGTACTGttatttatattccatttaaagatTAGTAAACAGGCATAGAAAAACCAAAGTGGCAAGGATGGCTATATAACTCAATAACCTGTGCAATGACCatatacatcaaagctgtattaCCAAATGAGAACACTGGCTGAGGCCAAATAAGGGAGAAACAaagtcatattttaatatttctctaaAATTCTCATTTCTTTGTCCTTATTTTCCTGGGAGAGCAAAATAACATGCACaaggtttaattttattttctcagttattttacTTTTAGCTTTATTTTGTCATTTCCAATCTACTGTTTTTATGTTCAgtaggtcagtcagtcagtcactcagttcagtcactcagtcgtgtctgactctttaggagcccatggactgcagcatgccaggctttcctgtccaccatcaactcccagagatttctcaaactcaggtccattgagtcagtgatgccatccaaccatattatcctctgtcgtccccttctcctcctgccttcagtctttcccagcatcagggtcttttcaaatgagtcagttcttcgcatcagatggtgaaagtattggggtttcagcttcagcatcagtccttccaatgaatattcaggattgatttcctttaggattggctggttggatctccttgcactccaagggactctcaagagtgttcttcaacaccgcagttcaaaagcatcaattcttcggcactcagctttctttatagtccagctctcacatccatacatgactactggaaaaaccatagctttgactagacagacctttgttggcaaagtaatgtctctgctttttaatacgctgcctaggttggtcataacttttctttcaaggggcaagcatcttttaatttcatggctgcagtcactatctgcagtgattttggagccccccaaaataaagtcagccactgtttccactgtttccccatctatttgccatgaagtgttgggaccggatgccatgatcttagttttctgaatgttgagcttgaaatctactttttcactctcctctttcactttcatcaagaggcttttgagttcttcttcacattctgctatAAGGGTAAGGTATCATCTAtggatctgaggttattgatattttttcctggcaatcttgattccagcttgtgctacatccagcccagcattttgaatgttgtactctgcatataagttaaataagcagggtgacaatatacagccttgacgtactcctttcctgatttggaaccagtttgtggtcccatgtccagttctacctgttgcttcttgacctgcatacacatttctcaggaggcaggtcaagtggtctggtattcccatctctttcagaattttccacagtttgttgtgatttacacagtcaaaggctttgccgtagtcaatacagcagaggtagatgtttttctggaactctcttgcttttttgatgatccaatggatgatggcaatttgacctctggttcctatgccttttctaaatccagcttgaacatctggaagttcatagttcatgtactgttgaagcctggcttggagaattttaagcattactttgctagtgtgtgagatgcgtgcaattgtgtggtagttttagcattctttggcattgcctttctcagggactggaacgaaaactgaccttttgcagtcctgtggccactgctgagttttccaaatttgctggcatattgagtaaaccattttcacagcatcatcttttaggatttgaaatagctcaactggaatgccatcacctccattagctttgttcatagtgatgcttcgtaaggcccacttgacttcacattccagggtgtctggctctaggtgagtgatcacactgttgtggttatcagggtcataaagatcttttttgcatagttctgtgtattgttgccacctctttttactatcttctgcttctgttaggtccatactgtttctgttctttattgtgcccatcttgggcttcccttgtagctcagctggtaaagaatccacctgcaatgtgggagacctgggttctatccctgggttgggaagatcccctggagaaatgaaaggctacccactccagtattctggcctggagaattccacggactgaatagtccacggggttgcaaagagttgggcacgactgagcgactttcactttcacttactttcactttgcatgaaatgttcccttggtatctctaattttctcgaagagatctctagtctttccagttttattgttttcctccatttctttgcattgatcactgaggaaagctttcttatctcttatttCTTACCTCTcttcccttgctattctttggaacttcgttccttttctcctttgcctttcgcttcttttcttttctcagctatttgtaaggcctcctcagaggcaGGTATTCAGTAGGTTTTTTATAACATAAAtgacaataaaattaaataatatttatgcaACCatatactgtgtgccaggcactgttctaagcattttatatttatgtactGAAATCAAGTAGACCCCATGTGGTTCTCCCAAGAACAGATCCCTTgtgttctctgtctctttttttttttctttttataaaattgaaatacaattgattGACAACGTTTTAGGTATATGGCAGAGTGATACAGCTATACATATATAGCTCATAGAAGTGTAAACATGTTACATTTCTAACTAAAGCCTGGGAAACTCCTTGTCATTTAGCTTATTCCCTGCTGCCTTGTTTACAAATGGAGAAATTAGGtctaggaaaagaaaatgacttaATTTAGAGTTATGGAAGGGATTGGTGGCAAGGTTGGGGCCCTGAGATATGTAATATTATAATATCCATTTAACATAGGAGAAACCTGATCCTCAGTAAGATTAGGGTATGTTCTCAAGATTACGAATCTGATTGTGTGTTAGAACAGACACTTACTAGAGAtgtccatttcttttcattgctgcatggaattttcctttctaatttgtaCCTTTCCGGGCCTTGAATGCAAACCACTCATAGGTCTGAATTCCAGTTTATTTAAGAAAATGCCAGGGACCAAGGTTCTGTATTCCCTGAAGGTAGCCCCGAGGCGCTCTGGGTTTTTTCAGTTACTCCCTGAATCTCAGAGGCGAGCTGTCAGGCCTTACCTGTAGCAGCTCCAGCGCTGAGCCCCGCCTCCTCCTCTCTACCTCTGCGATCAGTTCCTGCAGGGCCTGGATCTGCTGTGCCAGCCTGGCCTCTGTGTCCCCCAGTGTTCTCAGCTGttgcctctcctcctcctctagtTTCTGCAGTTGCTTCTGCTCCTCTTCGGCCAGGAAGTTTTTCTGCCTTATAAACTCTTCATGAATTCTTAATTTCTGCGCCTCTACCTTCCCCTTTGGTgtcaatggaaagaaagaagtggtTTTTAATCATAATTCCCTAAGATTTGGGAATGGAAGTATCCATGTCTACTCCTACTCCACTCTGGCTCTGTCTGGGAATACACACATACCCAATTTTGCTGGGAAGGAAGGTGGGTGAGGCTTCTGGGCCTGAGGGGAATGGGACTGGTGGGGTGCGGTGGGGAGGTGCACCTATCACAGCTGCATCAGCCTGTGGTATCAGCGATTTCCTCAACCTCCTTCAAGTCACCCCTGCTCCCCCAATGTGTCCCTTTGTCTTCATATCTTAGTAACTGAATGAGTAACACCTGGCCCTACTCCAACAAACCTGCAAAGCCAGGCTCATAACCTGGTTCCTAAGTTTGGGAAAAAGGAGTCTTTGAGATAGTCTATGGTTGCCCTCTTCTGCTTCTAACTGGAGGGTCACTCAATACCACCACAGCCTGCCTTACCCTTCCTGGGTCTCAAGTCTACCTCTTCTGGGATCTCTTGGCCATGAGCTCCTTCTGCTCCTTTCTAGTCCCTGACCCACCCCACCTGCTAATCCCTGGGGTGGAACAAGCTGTAGCTCTCCATTACATTTTGGACCAGTGAGCTGGACATGGTCAAGTAACTACCCGGTCAGACTGGCTTTCCTGTCCTaggcctttgaaagtgaaagcgttagttgctcagtcatgtccgactctttgtgaatctatgggctgtagcccgccaggctcctttgtccatgggattctccaggcaagaatactggagtgggtagccattcccttcttcaggggatcttcccaatccagggattgaacccaggtctccgatactgcaggcacattctttaccatctgagccactagggaagcccatcttaGGCCTTAATGGTTCACTTAAATCTGGTTCTCATAGTCACTGTCATTTCTTGACAACTTGTCATTTCTTGACATTGGGCATCTCTCCTGGCATTCCCCTGTCCCAAACTCTGAGGCCATCTCCAGAGACTGGGCTGTCATCTCCAGAGACTGGGCTCAAGAAGCAGGAGCATTAGAATATATCTTGTCCCTCAGCACCTTTTCCTAAGACTCTCTCTCCATCTGACTGGGAGCTCTTTTTGATCTCCACACTCTTTTAATCCCCTCCATCAAGAGACCTATGGGGCAGCTGGTTCTTGGGGAGTGAGATATAGGGACTGGCATAGCTGGACCCTCCCCAGGCTTCAGATCTAAGATTCCCTTCAGGATATGACTCTTGCCTTAAAGGATGCTTTCTTCATTGCAATGTCCAATTCCAGCTTCTCAGCCATCTCCTGCTTATCTCTTAGTTTCTTTAGTGCCACCTGAAGCTTCTCCTGCAGAGAACGAAAGCAAGATGATACCCAGTCAGGTCAAGAAGTAGGGTGCAGCGGTGTGAAGCGGGGGGATGATCATACTGGTTCTTAGAAGAGGCTGAGTGCAGAGGACAAGGAAGGACTAGAGTCTGTTTGGGGTAGGAACTCTGTGGATGGGAAGGTTTTGGAAAAAGCCTGATATTTCTTACAAAATAGGGCCACATGGTTGGTGTACAAAGGGTGG
This portion of the Capra hircus breed San Clemente chromosome 15, ASM170441v1, whole genome shotgun sequence genome encodes:
- the TRIM21 gene encoding E3 ubiquitin-protein ligase TRIM21 produces the protein MASAVPLTMMWEEVTCSICLDPMVEPMSIECGHSFCQGCISEVGKEGGSVCPVCRRRFLLQNLRPNRQVANMVDNLRKISQGAKEDPHGELCVVHREKIHLFCEKDGKALCWVCSQSQKHRDHPMVPIEEAAQEYQEKLQVALKKLRDKQEMAEKLELDIAMKKASFKGKVEAQKLRIHEEFIRQKNFLAEEEQKQLQKLEEEERQQLRTLGDTEARLAQQIQALQELIAEVERRRRGSALELLQEVKSVLERSESWNLKEVDVASTDLRNVFYVPGIKKMLRTCGVYITLDPQTANPWLILSENRRQVRLANTRQDVPENEERFDTYPMVLGAQRFDSGKVYWEVDVTGKEAWDLGVCRDNVRRKGQFLLNSDNGFWMIWLWNKQKYEAGTCPQTPLHLQVPPSRIGIFLDYEASTVSFYNITDHASLIYTFSECAFAGPLRPFFNPGFNDRGKNSAPLILCPL